Below is a window of Cellulosimicrobium protaetiae DNA.
TACATCAACGACGGCAACCTGCACGGCTTCATGACCAACAACTTCGAGCCCGGGCGGCGGATCTCCTTCGACCGCTACACCGTCGCCACCCACCAGCTGCACGAGACCGCCGGCCAGGTCCATGATCCCCGCGGCCGCGTCGTCACGTTCGAGATGCAGACCCGCCGCGGCGCCTACCTCGGGCACTCCGACAAGGTGGACTCCACCGCTCACCTGCTGCCTCGCGGGATGGAGTTCGAGGTCGCCGGCGTGCACCAGGCGTCCTACCGCACGCCCGAGGGCAGGTCGAAGACACGCCTGGTCGTGCAGCTGCGCGACGTCACCCCCGGACCCTGACCAACACCACCCCCTCGAGGAGCACCCGATGAGCCCCAAGACCGACGCCCAGAAGGCCGCCGAGCGCGCCGAGCGTGAGGACATGTACTTCGTCAGCCCCGAGATCTTCGCCATGGGCATGCCGCTGCCGCGGCGCACCGACGGCAGCGACTACGCCGGCACCGACGAGCAGCCCGAGCCCCGATGAACCCGTCCTGGGCGCTCGCGGCCGCCGGGCTGGGAGCCGGGGCAGGGGTCGCGCTGTGGTGGCGGCTGCGCACCGGCTCCTACCGACGTCGCGATGACGTGCCGCGCATCGCGCTGGGCTGGTCGTGGCTCGTCATCGCGATGGCCGCGGCCGGCGCCGCCGCGGCGAGCACCCTCGGGCTTCCGCTCGCTGTCCCCGCCGGCATCTACCTCGTCGTGGCCAGCGCGCTCGTGTGGATCGACGTCGACGTGCACCGCGTCCCTGACGCGGTGCTCGCCGTCCTGGCACCGGTGCTCGCGGTCGCGGTCCTGGCCGCGGCCGCCGCCACGGGGCAGTGGTCCCTGCTGGGCTGGGCGCTCGCGGGCGCAGCCGGGCTCGGGGTGGTGTTCCTGGTCCTCGCGCTCGTCGGCTCGATGGGGTTCGGCGACGTGAAGCTCGCGGCGACCACCGGCATCGTCGTCGGCCCGCTCGGCGTCGACGCGCTCTTCACGACCGTCCTGGCGGGCTTCCTCGTCGCGGTGATCGTGGGCGTGGCCATGCTGGTGCGCGGCGCCGCCCGGCGCACACACCTCGCGTTCGGCCCTGCCATTATCGCCGGTGCTCTCATCGCGACCTCACTGGCCGGGCTCGGATTCTAGTTTTCCCATATCCTCATGCCATGGAGCGAAGCCGAGAGCAACGAGGCAGAGTTGCCCGCCTTGTAGCACTCGCTATAGCCATCGTCCTGATCAATCGCTCAGAGCGCCCATCCCAGCCGGCGCCAACTGTTGAGCAGGTACGCAAACCACAACTGGAGCTCGCGCGACACCGCGCCTACCCACCGGTGGTTCTGGTAATTGGCACATTGCTGGCCATCGTCGGGTTCACGATGTCGCTTTCGCACCTCGCGCCTCCGTCAAGATCCGAACATCAGCGGGCCGCAGGATGGGTCATATTCGACCCGCAACTGACCGGGGAGGAGACCGCTTCGGTCAGCGTGTCGCGCCGCGCTAGCGACTCTGGGCTCAGCATATCTCTTCACGCTGGGAAAGGCCTAGACAGCGTCGCAGTGTCCTACAGCCCAGGCGGTGTCGGCTACGCGACGTCGTTAGCGTGTTCTCGAGATGACTCCCCGGCGCAAGAACTCCGCGATGGAGAGCCTCTGCACTTCGACGCTGACCACGATGGCGGCATATCGGTCACGTGCGCAAGAACCCGCGAATGGGACCGCGGGACACGTGGGCGCGTCTACGTTAGCTACACCGGGGCAACACTCGAGGACGAAGACCGACTGATCGAATGGAAAACCGAGGACATTAGGAGCGTCCCCCGCACATGGACACGGGCGACCGAAGATCTTTCACCCACGACAGAGACTGTGACGGAGTCATTCCGCCCTGAAGAGTACCATTTCAAATCCGACCCTGCACCGATCGACGGTAGGACAGAGGTGACCGTGGGAACCGAGAGAATCGATGGTCCCGAACACAAGCCGGGCATTGATTGGCAAGAGCCATCAGAGCCTGAAAAGTGGCCAGTAATCCACAAGTCAGACGTCACGTATGTCGACCTAGAAGCGCAAACCAATTCTGATCGCCTCGCTTGGATCGGAGCTCTTGTCGCAGGGCTCGGTCTCGGCCTCCTGCCGACAGGCGCTTCGCAGATCCGCGCACGAAGCCGCCACTCCTAGCAAAACTCACCATCAGATCTGCGAAAGGTCGAATCTGTCACGCGAGACGCGTTCAACGCACTTTCCATTGGCATGAGCCACCGACGTAGCACCCTTCCTCCGCTCCTGGCCGGCGTGGTCGGGATCGTGCTGGCCGCGACCTGGTACGCCACCGACGGACGGGACCAGCCCACCCTGCCTACCTCGAGCCCCACGCAGTACGCTCCGACACCAGGCGCGCTCGACGACATCGCGACCGTCAGCACTCGCCCGGACGTGGCCGGCTACGACCGCGACTGCTCGTCGGACGGCGCCTGCGTGTTCGGCCCGGCCTGGTCCGACGACGTCGATGTCGACGGCGGGCACAACGGGTGCGACACCCGCAACGACATCCTGGGCCGGGACCTCGAGGCGACGACGTTCAAGCCCGGCACCCACGACTGCGTCGTGCTGACCGGGCAGCTGCTCGACCCGTACACCGGGCAGAGCGTCCCCTTCCAGCGTGGCCAGGGCACGTCCGAGCTCGTGCAGATCGACCACGTGATCCCGCTCGCCGCGGCCTGGGACCACGGCGCCAGCGCCTGGACCCCCGAGCAGCGCCGTGACTTCGCCAACGACCCGCGCAACCTGCGTGCCACCCAGGGGTCGGTGAACGCGAGCAAGGGCGACAGCACCCCCGAGGTGTGGATGCCCGAGCAAGGCGCCTGCGAGTACGCCACGGCCTACGTCGACGTCGCCGCGGCCTACGCGCTCACCGTCTCCGCCGGCGACGCCGAGGTGCTCGCCCAGGCGCTCGCGGACTGCTGACGACGAGGTAGCTCTCGGCGGTCAGGGAGATGTCGTACGTCGGGGACGAGAGCCGCTTGCCTCGCGTCCGCCGTAGAGCTTGTGCACCGCGGACAGCGTGCGGCCGCGCCCGTCGTGCTCGTTGAGGAGCGCGGTGATGGCGCGCCAGCTCAGCCCCTTGGCCCGCGCTCTCTTGACGACGCGAGTCTCGGGTTGCCCTTCGTCCAGCGCCGTGAGGGCGTTTTCGATGACTCGTCGTTCGACCTTGCGCGGGTGGTGGCGCAGCCAGCGTTCGATCTGCGACCGGTCGAACTGCGCCGGAGTCGTTCGTGACGGAGCAG
It encodes the following:
- a CDS encoding prepilin peptidase; protein product: MNPSWALAAAGLGAGAGVALWWRLRTGSYRRRDDVPRIALGWSWLVIAMAAAGAAAASTLGLPLAVPAGIYLVVASALVWIDVDVHRVPDAVLAVLAPVLAVAVLAAAAATGQWSLLGWALAGAAGLGVVFLVLALVGSMGFGDVKLAATTGIVVGPLGVDALFTTVLAGFLVAVIVGVAMLVRGAARRTHLAFGPAIIAGALIATSLAGLGF
- a CDS encoding HNH endonuclease family protein, which codes for MSHRRSTLPPLLAGVVGIVLAATWYATDGRDQPTLPTSSPTQYAPTPGALDDIATVSTRPDVAGYDRDCSSDGACVFGPAWSDDVDVDGGHNGCDTRNDILGRDLEATTFKPGTHDCVVLTGQLLDPYTGQSVPFQRGQGTSELVQIDHVIPLAAAWDHGASAWTPEQRRDFANDPRNLRATQGSVNASKGDSTPEVWMPEQGACEYATAYVDVAAAYALTVSAGDAEVLAQALADC